A region of Phytohabitans rumicis DNA encodes the following proteins:
- a CDS encoding three-helix bundle dimerization domain-containing protein has protein sequence MAGIVDRIQQRYPREVVSAFDLEGRVRGVYRQFSTAHLRTFVAIFVERLVRRSIEEPSPAVPDAVAVQKRV, from the coding sequence ATCGCGGGGATCGTCGACCGGATTCAGCAGCGGTACCCGCGCGAGGTGGTCTCCGCCTTTGACCTCGAAGGCCGGGTCCGGGGCGTCTACCGCCAGTTCAGCACCGCCCACCTGCGAACCTTCGTCGCTATCTTCGTTGAACGCCTCGTGCGGCGTTCCATTGAGGAGCCGTCCCCGGCCGTGCCCGACGCAGTCGCGGTGCAGAAGCGGGTATAG
- a CDS encoding GlsB/YeaQ/YmgE family stress response membrane protein, with the protein MGVIAWIVLGAVAGLIAENLTGKKTGLLLATIIGIAGALLGGFVAKELFGVKTLDTFFNLSTWVTAIIGAVVLFLLFGAVRGRGRRSRRA; encoded by the coding sequence ATGGGCGTTATCGCCTGGATCGTGCTCGGCGCCGTCGCCGGTCTCATCGCCGAAAACCTCACCGGAAAGAAGACCGGCCTTCTGCTGGCCACCATCATCGGGATCGCCGGCGCCCTGCTTGGCGGGTTCGTGGCCAAGGAGCTGTTCGGGGTGAAGACGCTGGACACGTTCTTCAACCTGAGCACCTGGGTCACCGCGATCATCGGTGCCGTTGTGCTGTTCTTGCTGTTCGGGGCCGTCAGGGGTCGTGGCCGCCGCTCGCGGCGGGCGTAG
- a CDS encoding mechanosensitive ion channel family protein: MTGLAVAPITDITTWARGSGLEIVLFVSGVIVLSRATRWVGSAITGRIDARSARGAGLVRTESAKHGHVLVQVGMWAVIVLLYSVAAVLILRRLGVPFTSLVAPAAVVAVALGFGAQRLVQDILAGLFIIVERQYGFGDVVRIAALGSEVGVSGTVEEVTLRVTRLRTVNGEVVIVPNGQIVQVTNQSRDWARAVVDVPVPRTVDVSRVREILSRVGLDARDDPTLGALLLDPPSVLGVESLEVDTLHVRMVARTLPGKQFTVGRELRARVALALQAEGINVPTSLDTVESAGAS; the protein is encoded by the coding sequence ATGACGGGTCTGGCAGTGGCTCCGATAACCGATATCACCACGTGGGCTCGCGGCAGCGGCTTGGAGATCGTGCTGTTCGTCAGCGGTGTGATCGTGTTGTCGCGGGCGACCAGGTGGGTGGGCTCCGCGATCACGGGCCGGATCGACGCGAGGTCCGCCCGCGGTGCCGGCTTGGTGCGCACGGAGTCCGCGAAACATGGCCACGTCCTTGTGCAGGTGGGCATGTGGGCGGTGATCGTGCTGCTCTACAGCGTGGCGGCGGTCCTCATCCTGCGGCGCCTCGGCGTGCCGTTCACCAGCCTGGTGGCGCCGGCGGCGGTGGTCGCGGTGGCCCTCGGGTTCGGCGCCCAACGGCTCGTCCAGGACATCCTGGCCGGACTGTTCATCATCGTCGAGCGTCAGTACGGCTTCGGTGACGTGGTACGCATCGCGGCGTTGGGCTCGGAGGTCGGCGTGAGCGGCACCGTCGAGGAGGTCACCTTGCGTGTCACGCGGCTGCGCACCGTCAACGGCGAGGTCGTCATCGTGCCCAACGGGCAGATTGTCCAGGTGACCAACCAGTCCCGCGACTGGGCCCGCGCGGTCGTCGACGTGCCGGTGCCGCGCACCGTCGACGTGAGCCGGGTCCGCGAGATCCTCAGCCGAGTCGGTCTGGACGCCCGCGACGATCCGACGTTGGGTGCGTTGCTGCTGGATCCGCCGTCGGTCCTGGGTGTGGAAAGCCTGGAGGTTGACACCCTCCACGTGCGCATGGTGGCCCGCACGCTACCCGGCAAACAGTTCACCGTCGGACGGGAACTGCGTGCCAGAGTCGCGCTGGCCCTGCAAGCGGAGGGCATCAACGTGCCGACCAGCCTCGACACCGTCGAGTCCGCCGGAGCAAGCTGA